A single region of the bacterium genome encodes:
- a CDS encoding type II toxin-antitoxin system PemK/MazF family toxin, with protein MKTFPERGDIYLVCLDPTVGSEINKTRPALIVSNDINNQFSGTVTVILLSLNAEKVYPFEAFLSSVDAVLSKKTKARCNRIRTIDKKRLLRRLGSVSPQELKDVEKSVLIHLGMYFDRKQSV; from the coding sequence ATGAAGACCTTTCCTGAACGGGGCGATATTTATCTAGTGTGTCTCGACCCGACTGTTGGCTCCGAAATCAATAAGACACGGCCGGCGTTGATTGTATCAAACGATATAAACAATCAGTTTTCCGGAACAGTCACCGTTATACTGTTATCGTTGAATGCCGAAAAGGTCTATCCTTTCGAAGCATTTCTCTCTTCCGTCGATGCTGTTCTTTCGAAAAAAACAAAGGCGAGATGCAACCGGATAAGAACGATAGACAAAAAACGGCTTCTCAGGCGTCTCGGATCTGTTTCTCCGCAGGAATTGAAGGATGTTGAAAAATCTGTGCTGATCCATCTGGGGATGTATTTTGACAGGAAGCAGTCTGTTTGA